In Phaseolus vulgaris cultivar G19833 chromosome 10, P. vulgaris v2.0, whole genome shotgun sequence, a single genomic region encodes these proteins:
- the LOC137818338 gene encoding probable ureide permease A3 isoform X1, translating into MDSKEFSGICSLVPSLSESSLCTTGLKMYLVESKGGAIACMFLALFFLGTWPALLTMLERRGRLPQHTYLDYSITNFFAALLIAFTFGEIGKGKPDEPNFLAQLAQNNWPSVLFAMGGGVVLSLGNLSSQYAFAFVGLSVTEVITASITVVIGTTLNYFLDDKINKAEILFPGVGCFLIAVFLGSAVHSSNASDNKAKLNNYSSDYKEAAISSSKERDLVKSKDLESGSSSADNVEAGTAVFLLELEERRAIKVSGKSTLIGLALTFSAGLCFSMFSPAFNLATNDQWHTLEKGIPHLTVYTAFFYFSISCFVIAIVLNITFLYRPVLNLPKSSLKAYLADSDGRIWALLAGLLCGVGNGLQFMSGQAAGYAAADAVQALPLVSTFWGVVLFGEYRRSSRRTYILLGSMLFMFIVAVGVLMASSGHRSSSHTAKE; encoded by the exons ATGGATTCCAAG GAGTTCTCTGGCATTTGCTCCTTGGTTCCCTCATTATCTGAGAGCAGTTTGTGCACTACTGGATTGAAAATGTATTTGGTGGAGAGCAAAGGAGGTGCCATAGCATGCATGTTCTTGGCTCTTTTTTTCTTGGGAACATGGCCTGCCCTTTTGACCATGTTAGAGAGGCGTGGTCGTCTTCCTCAGCATACCTACCTTGAttactcaatcaccaatttctTTGCTGCTTTACTCATTGCCTTTACATTTGGTGAGATAGGCAAGGGCAAACCTGATGAGCCAAATTTCTTAGCTCAACTTGCTCAG AATAATTGGCCCTCAGTTCTTTTTGCAATGGGGGGTGGTGTGGTCCTTAGCCTTGGGAATCTATCCTCACAATATGCATTTGCTTTTGTGGGGCTATCGGTTACTGAAGTGATCACAGCAAGCATAACTGTTGTTATAG GCACAACCTTGAATTACTTTTTGGATGACAAAATCAACAAAGCTGAGATCCTTTTCCCAGGAGTTGGTTGCTTTTTGATTGCTGTTTTTCTAGGTTCTGCCGTTCATTCATCCAATGCTTCTGATAATAAAGCAAAGCTCAACAATTACTCAAGTGATTATAAAGAAGCAGCCAT CAGCTCTTCAAAGGAAAGAGATTTAG TTAAATCAAAAGATCTAGAAAGCGGAAGTAGTTCTGCAGACAATGTTGAAGCAGGAACTGCAGTTTTCCTTCTAGAGCTTGAGGAAAGAAGAGCAATTAAG GTTTCTGGGAAGAGCACTTTGATTGGATTGGCTCTAACTTTCTCTGCTGGACTTTGCTTCTCCATGTTTTCACCAGCATTCAACTTGGCAACAAATGATCAGTGGCATACTTTGGAAAAAGGGATTCCCCATTTGACAGTTTACACTGCCTTCTTCTATTTTTCAATCTCTTGTTTTGTTATTGCCATAGTTCTAAACATCACCTTCCTCTACCGCCCTGTCCTAAACCTACCCAAGTCATCATTGAAGGCTTATTTGGCAGACTCTGATGGCAGAATCTGGGCCTTGTTGGCTGGTCTCCTTTGTGGGGTTGGGAATGGTCTCCAATTTATGAGTGGTCAAGCTGCTGGATATGCAGCAGCAGATGCTGTTCAG GCACTTCCACTTGTAAGCACTTTTTGGGGTGTTGTTTTGTTTGGGGAGTACAGAAGATCATCAAGAAGAACATATATACTGCTAGGGAGCATGCTGTTTATGTTTATTGTGGCTGTTGGTGTGCTGATGGCATCATCAGGGCATAGAAGCAGTTCTCACACGGCCAAGGAATAA
- the LOC137818338 gene encoding probable ureide permease A3 isoform X2, translating to MDSKEFSGICSLVPSLSESSLCTTGLKMYLVESKGGAIACMFLALFFLGTWPALLTMLERRGRLPQHTYLDYSITNFFAALLIAFTFGEIGKGKPDEPNFLAQLAQNNWPSVLFAMGGGVVLSLGNLSSQYAFAFVGLSVTEVITASITVVIGTTLNYFLDDKINKAEILFPGVGCFLIAVFLGSAVHSSNASDNKAKLNNYSSDYKEAAISSKERDLVKSKDLESGSSSADNVEAGTAVFLLELEERRAIKVSGKSTLIGLALTFSAGLCFSMFSPAFNLATNDQWHTLEKGIPHLTVYTAFFYFSISCFVIAIVLNITFLYRPVLNLPKSSLKAYLADSDGRIWALLAGLLCGVGNGLQFMSGQAAGYAAADAVQALPLVSTFWGVVLFGEYRRSSRRTYILLGSMLFMFIVAVGVLMASSGHRSSSHTAKE from the exons ATGGATTCCAAG GAGTTCTCTGGCATTTGCTCCTTGGTTCCCTCATTATCTGAGAGCAGTTTGTGCACTACTGGATTGAAAATGTATTTGGTGGAGAGCAAAGGAGGTGCCATAGCATGCATGTTCTTGGCTCTTTTTTTCTTGGGAACATGGCCTGCCCTTTTGACCATGTTAGAGAGGCGTGGTCGTCTTCCTCAGCATACCTACCTTGAttactcaatcaccaatttctTTGCTGCTTTACTCATTGCCTTTACATTTGGTGAGATAGGCAAGGGCAAACCTGATGAGCCAAATTTCTTAGCTCAACTTGCTCAG AATAATTGGCCCTCAGTTCTTTTTGCAATGGGGGGTGGTGTGGTCCTTAGCCTTGGGAATCTATCCTCACAATATGCATTTGCTTTTGTGGGGCTATCGGTTACTGAAGTGATCACAGCAAGCATAACTGTTGTTATAG GCACAACCTTGAATTACTTTTTGGATGACAAAATCAACAAAGCTGAGATCCTTTTCCCAGGAGTTGGTTGCTTTTTGATTGCTGTTTTTCTAGGTTCTGCCGTTCATTCATCCAATGCTTCTGATAATAAAGCAAAGCTCAACAATTACTCAAGTGATTATAAAGAAGCAGCCAT CTCTTCAAAGGAAAGAGATTTAG TTAAATCAAAAGATCTAGAAAGCGGAAGTAGTTCTGCAGACAATGTTGAAGCAGGAACTGCAGTTTTCCTTCTAGAGCTTGAGGAAAGAAGAGCAATTAAG GTTTCTGGGAAGAGCACTTTGATTGGATTGGCTCTAACTTTCTCTGCTGGACTTTGCTTCTCCATGTTTTCACCAGCATTCAACTTGGCAACAAATGATCAGTGGCATACTTTGGAAAAAGGGATTCCCCATTTGACAGTTTACACTGCCTTCTTCTATTTTTCAATCTCTTGTTTTGTTATTGCCATAGTTCTAAACATCACCTTCCTCTACCGCCCTGTCCTAAACCTACCCAAGTCATCATTGAAGGCTTATTTGGCAGACTCTGATGGCAGAATCTGGGCCTTGTTGGCTGGTCTCCTTTGTGGGGTTGGGAATGGTCTCCAATTTATGAGTGGTCAAGCTGCTGGATATGCAGCAGCAGATGCTGTTCAG GCACTTCCACTTGTAAGCACTTTTTGGGGTGTTGTTTTGTTTGGGGAGTACAGAAGATCATCAAGAAGAACATATATACTGCTAGGGAGCATGCTGTTTATGTTTATTGTGGCTGTTGGTGTGCTGATGGCATCATCAGGGCATAGAAGCAGTTCTCACACGGCCAAGGAATAA
- the LOC137818338 gene encoding probable ureide permease A3 isoform X4, giving the protein MYLVESKGGAIACMFLALFFLGTWPALLTMLERRGRLPQHTYLDYSITNFFAALLIAFTFGEIGKGKPDEPNFLAQLAQNNWPSVLFAMGGGVVLSLGNLSSQYAFAFVGLSVTEVITASITVVIGTTLNYFLDDKINKAEILFPGVGCFLIAVFLGSAVHSSNASDNKAKLNNYSSDYKEAAISSKERDLVKSKDLESGSSSADNVEAGTAVFLLELEERRAIKVSGKSTLIGLALTFSAGLCFSMFSPAFNLATNDQWHTLEKGIPHLTVYTAFFYFSISCFVIAIVLNITFLYRPVLNLPKSSLKAYLADSDGRIWALLAGLLCGVGNGLQFMSGQAAGYAAADAVQALPLVSTFWGVVLFGEYRRSSRRTYILLGSMLFMFIVAVGVLMASSGHRSSSHTAKE; this is encoded by the exons ATGTATTTGGTGGAGAGCAAAGGAGGTGCCATAGCATGCATGTTCTTGGCTCTTTTTTTCTTGGGAACATGGCCTGCCCTTTTGACCATGTTAGAGAGGCGTGGTCGTCTTCCTCAGCATACCTACCTTGAttactcaatcaccaatttctTTGCTGCTTTACTCATTGCCTTTACATTTGGTGAGATAGGCAAGGGCAAACCTGATGAGCCAAATTTCTTAGCTCAACTTGCTCAG AATAATTGGCCCTCAGTTCTTTTTGCAATGGGGGGTGGTGTGGTCCTTAGCCTTGGGAATCTATCCTCACAATATGCATTTGCTTTTGTGGGGCTATCGGTTACTGAAGTGATCACAGCAAGCATAACTGTTGTTATAG GCACAACCTTGAATTACTTTTTGGATGACAAAATCAACAAAGCTGAGATCCTTTTCCCAGGAGTTGGTTGCTTTTTGATTGCTGTTTTTCTAGGTTCTGCCGTTCATTCATCCAATGCTTCTGATAATAAAGCAAAGCTCAACAATTACTCAAGTGATTATAAAGAAGCAGCCAT CTCTTCAAAGGAAAGAGATTTAG TTAAATCAAAAGATCTAGAAAGCGGAAGTAGTTCTGCAGACAATGTTGAAGCAGGAACTGCAGTTTTCCTTCTAGAGCTTGAGGAAAGAAGAGCAATTAAG GTTTCTGGGAAGAGCACTTTGATTGGATTGGCTCTAACTTTCTCTGCTGGACTTTGCTTCTCCATGTTTTCACCAGCATTCAACTTGGCAACAAATGATCAGTGGCATACTTTGGAAAAAGGGATTCCCCATTTGACAGTTTACACTGCCTTCTTCTATTTTTCAATCTCTTGTTTTGTTATTGCCATAGTTCTAAACATCACCTTCCTCTACCGCCCTGTCCTAAACCTACCCAAGTCATCATTGAAGGCTTATTTGGCAGACTCTGATGGCAGAATCTGGGCCTTGTTGGCTGGTCTCCTTTGTGGGGTTGGGAATGGTCTCCAATTTATGAGTGGTCAAGCTGCTGGATATGCAGCAGCAGATGCTGTTCAG GCACTTCCACTTGTAAGCACTTTTTGGGGTGTTGTTTTGTTTGGGGAGTACAGAAGATCATCAAGAAGAACATATATACTGCTAGGGAGCATGCTGTTTATGTTTATTGTGGCTGTTGGTGTGCTGATGGCATCATCAGGGCATAGAAGCAGTTCTCACACGGCCAAGGAATAA
- the LOC137818338 gene encoding probable ureide permease A3 isoform X3, whose translation MYLVESKGGAIACMFLALFFLGTWPALLTMLERRGRLPQHTYLDYSITNFFAALLIAFTFGEIGKGKPDEPNFLAQLAQNNWPSVLFAMGGGVVLSLGNLSSQYAFAFVGLSVTEVITASITVVIGTTLNYFLDDKINKAEILFPGVGCFLIAVFLGSAVHSSNASDNKAKLNNYSSDYKEAAISSSKERDLVKSKDLESGSSSADNVEAGTAVFLLELEERRAIKVSGKSTLIGLALTFSAGLCFSMFSPAFNLATNDQWHTLEKGIPHLTVYTAFFYFSISCFVIAIVLNITFLYRPVLNLPKSSLKAYLADSDGRIWALLAGLLCGVGNGLQFMSGQAAGYAAADAVQALPLVSTFWGVVLFGEYRRSSRRTYILLGSMLFMFIVAVGVLMASSGHRSSSHTAKE comes from the exons ATGTATTTGGTGGAGAGCAAAGGAGGTGCCATAGCATGCATGTTCTTGGCTCTTTTTTTCTTGGGAACATGGCCTGCCCTTTTGACCATGTTAGAGAGGCGTGGTCGTCTTCCTCAGCATACCTACCTTGAttactcaatcaccaatttctTTGCTGCTTTACTCATTGCCTTTACATTTGGTGAGATAGGCAAGGGCAAACCTGATGAGCCAAATTTCTTAGCTCAACTTGCTCAG AATAATTGGCCCTCAGTTCTTTTTGCAATGGGGGGTGGTGTGGTCCTTAGCCTTGGGAATCTATCCTCACAATATGCATTTGCTTTTGTGGGGCTATCGGTTACTGAAGTGATCACAGCAAGCATAACTGTTGTTATAG GCACAACCTTGAATTACTTTTTGGATGACAAAATCAACAAAGCTGAGATCCTTTTCCCAGGAGTTGGTTGCTTTTTGATTGCTGTTTTTCTAGGTTCTGCCGTTCATTCATCCAATGCTTCTGATAATAAAGCAAAGCTCAACAATTACTCAAGTGATTATAAAGAAGCAGCCAT CAGCTCTTCAAAGGAAAGAGATTTAG TTAAATCAAAAGATCTAGAAAGCGGAAGTAGTTCTGCAGACAATGTTGAAGCAGGAACTGCAGTTTTCCTTCTAGAGCTTGAGGAAAGAAGAGCAATTAAG GTTTCTGGGAAGAGCACTTTGATTGGATTGGCTCTAACTTTCTCTGCTGGACTTTGCTTCTCCATGTTTTCACCAGCATTCAACTTGGCAACAAATGATCAGTGGCATACTTTGGAAAAAGGGATTCCCCATTTGACAGTTTACACTGCCTTCTTCTATTTTTCAATCTCTTGTTTTGTTATTGCCATAGTTCTAAACATCACCTTCCTCTACCGCCCTGTCCTAAACCTACCCAAGTCATCATTGAAGGCTTATTTGGCAGACTCTGATGGCAGAATCTGGGCCTTGTTGGCTGGTCTCCTTTGTGGGGTTGGGAATGGTCTCCAATTTATGAGTGGTCAAGCTGCTGGATATGCAGCAGCAGATGCTGTTCAG GCACTTCCACTTGTAAGCACTTTTTGGGGTGTTGTTTTGTTTGGGGAGTACAGAAGATCATCAAGAAGAACATATATACTGCTAGGGAGCATGCTGTTTATGTTTATTGTGGCTGTTGGTGTGCTGATGGCATCATCAGGGCATAGAAGCAGTTCTCACACGGCCAAGGAATAA